In Macrobrachium nipponense isolate FS-2020 chromosome 25, ASM1510439v2, whole genome shotgun sequence, one genomic interval encodes:
- the LOC135198959 gene encoding zinc finger protein OZF-like encodes MVTTLSMIRKTEVNLEKDTAHMKKEPFVCKILKISFVGNTTSELESQFTLEGGSSDSVNVVILSNMRGFTLERKPFKCNDCGKTFSQKVALNVHMRLHSGEKPFKNNDCGKAVSQKGHLNIHMMVHTGEKAI; translated from the exons ATGGTAACTACACTTTCCATGATTAGAAAAACTGAAGTGAATTTAGAAAAAGATACTGCTCACATGAAAAAGGAGCCTTTTGtgtgtaaaatattgaaaatcagtTTTGTTGGCAACACCACCTCAGAACTTGAAAGTCAGTTCACGCTGGAGGGAGGCAGTTCAGATTCTGTGAATGTG GTGATCTTATCAAACATGAGAGGATTCACACTGGAGAGAaaaccatttaaatgtaatgactgtgggaaaacATTTTCTCAGAAAGTTGCTCTTAATGTTCATATGAGGCTTCActctggagagaagccatttaaaaataatgactgtgggaaagcagtTTCTCAGAAAGGTCACCTTAACATTCATATGATggttcacactggagagaaagccatttaa